In Cloacibacterium caeni, a single window of DNA contains:
- a CDS encoding bifunctional transcriptional activator/DNA repair enzyme AdaA, which produces MNLPNDIMYNASFNKDASFEGVFWMGVKTTGIFCRPTCTARKPKPENVEFFSNTKDAILKGYRPCKVCKPLEKLNETPKYIQEIITELAENPSLKFKDYDLVKRGIEPATMRRWFLKNHGITFQAYQRMFRINSAFKKIQQGETVTETALESGYESLSGFTESFKNIFGVSPKNSKNQKVIDLKRIETPLGTMYAAATDEGICMLEFTDRKMLETELKHLSKSLNANIIQGENPHFNSLEEQLTEYFEGKRKEFSVPLHFVGSDFQKSVWEVLMKIPYGETWSYAKQSEILGDVKKVRAVANANGMNKISILVPCHRVIGSDGNLTGYGGGIWRKQKLLELEGAILF; this is translated from the coding sequence ATGAATTTACCAAACGATATCATGTATAATGCTTCTTTCAATAAAGATGCAAGTTTCGAAGGCGTTTTTTGGATGGGCGTAAAAACTACAGGAATTTTCTGTAGACCAACTTGCACTGCCCGAAAACCAAAACCCGAAAATGTAGAATTTTTCAGCAATACCAAAGATGCGATTCTAAAAGGATATCGTCCTTGTAAGGTTTGTAAACCATTAGAAAAACTGAACGAAACCCCGAAATATATTCAGGAAATCATCACGGAATTAGCAGAAAATCCTTCTTTGAAGTTCAAAGATTACGACTTGGTAAAACGCGGAATAGAACCTGCAACCATGAGACGTTGGTTTCTGAAAAATCACGGAATCACGTTTCAGGCATATCAAAGAATGTTCAGAATTAATTCTGCATTTAAGAAAATTCAACAAGGCGAAACCGTAACAGAAACAGCTTTGGAAAGTGGCTACGAAAGTTTAAGCGGTTTTACCGAAAGTTTTAAAAATATTTTCGGAGTGTCTCCTAAAAATTCTAAAAATCAGAAAGTAATTGATTTAAAACGCATCGAAACACCTCTTGGAACCATGTATGCTGCTGCAACGGATGAGGGAATTTGTATGCTAGAATTTACAGACAGAAAAATGCTGGAAACCGAATTAAAACACCTCTCTAAATCCTTAAATGCCAATATTATTCAAGGAGAGAATCCTCATTTTAATAGTTTAGAAGAACAACTTACCGAATATTTTGAAGGAAAAAGAAAAGAATTTTCCGTTCCGCTTCATTTTGTGGGTTCAGATTTTCAGAAATCAGTTTGGGAAGTGTTGATGAAAATTCCGTATGGTGAAACATGGAGCTATGCGAAACAATCTGAAATTTTGGGAGATGTGAAAAAAGTAAGAGCAGTGGCAAATGCCAATGGAATGAATAAAATTTCCATTTTGGTTCCTTGTCACAGAGTGATTGGCAGTGATGGAAATCTTACAGGTTATGGCGGTGGAATTTGGCGAAAACAAAAATTATTAGAATTAGAAGGCGCTATTTTATTCTAA
- a CDS encoding S8 family peptidase, translating into MERNLPIKFFQKRANDERNTEGGGNSEPPKWFNEALIPEKVESFVETLKDVSKSLRNKQQNGNYIPSVVKLTLNNDALAKTYRKEIANIFNTQKINLFGLNNNDEVLVKIENDEDLHKISTKISSAKKHLVGKGVKLGIGAIEEMEEFEPEIDVSTEDIESDVLKVKLFNFGDSELNTILIRSFEKFCKEKHIDFSRTVYSADLNIFKVQNITLDEFNELKEFDGIQTISEMPFYEVTLDELQEAEIVNVKIPIEGKNYPVIGVLDTGIANIPHLKPWLLQENFSKFHTDDIDKRHGTAVSGVIVYGDELENEKYTGFGGAKLFEAIVYPDEKMLKIPEDELIENIREAISENNQIKIWNLSLGTNKEADLIEFSDFGKALDEIQDENNVLICKSAGNCDNFKINAPRRRISQSADSIRSLVVGSISKNKIESDLSEKNHSSPFSRIGPGPSHLIKPDIAHIGGNAGFDDKNRLILNGIKTFSSDGKTKSVVGTSFSTPRITSIVAGVDNALNEGFNPLLLKALTLHSCNYPEEMKISIDEKLKHVGFGVPSTIQDILFNQPNEITLILQDTIEKGNFIEILDFPFPQSMIDDEGYFYGEITLTLVTSPILDSNQGSEYCQSNIDVMFGTYDEKKDRDTSKATVINPIGPDGNKNLLTHSLYSKIAMKDTENPYNKERVLVAYGDKFQPVKKWSVNLDEFTATNKEKFLKIPKNWYLKIDGLFRQAIESKSELQRITPSQEFCLVITIRDTKKEGNIYNEVTQLLNNFNFIHQNVKLKENVRIQLNN; encoded by the coding sequence ATGGAAAGGAATTTACCAATAAAATTTTTTCAAAAGAGAGCTAATGATGAAAGAAATACTGAAGGCGGCGGAAATTCAGAACCACCAAAATGGTTCAATGAAGCGCTAATACCTGAAAAAGTAGAAAGTTTCGTAGAAACTCTTAAGGACGTATCTAAAAGTTTAAGAAATAAGCAACAAAATGGGAATTATATTCCGAGCGTTGTTAAACTTACTTTAAATAATGATGCATTAGCAAAAACTTATAGAAAAGAAATTGCAAATATTTTCAACACTCAAAAAATAAATCTTTTTGGATTAAATAATAATGATGAAGTTTTGGTTAAAATTGAAAACGATGAAGATCTTCATAAAATAAGCACGAAAATCTCTTCCGCCAAAAAACATTTAGTAGGTAAAGGTGTAAAACTAGGTATTGGAGCAATAGAGGAAATGGAAGAATTTGAGCCTGAAATTGATGTTAGTACAGAAGACATTGAGAGCGATGTTTTAAAAGTTAAACTTTTCAATTTTGGAGATTCAGAACTTAACACAATATTGATTCGTTCTTTTGAAAAATTTTGTAAAGAAAAACATATTGATTTTAGTCGTACTGTGTATTCTGCAGACTTAAATATATTTAAAGTTCAAAACATAACACTAGACGAGTTTAATGAACTGAAGGAATTTGACGGAATACAAACGATAAGCGAGATGCCATTTTATGAAGTTACATTAGATGAATTACAAGAAGCCGAAATAGTGAATGTAAAAATTCCTATTGAGGGAAAAAATTATCCTGTAATTGGAGTTTTAGATACCGGTATTGCTAATATTCCTCATTTAAAACCATGGCTATTGCAAGAAAATTTTTCTAAATTCCATACAGATGATATTGATAAAAGGCACGGCACAGCCGTTTCTGGAGTAATAGTTTATGGCGATGAACTTGAAAACGAAAAATATACTGGTTTTGGTGGAGCAAAACTTTTTGAAGCCATAGTTTATCCAGATGAAAAAATGCTTAAAATACCTGAAGATGAACTTATAGAAAATATCAGAGAGGCAATAAGCGAAAATAATCAAATAAAAATTTGGAATTTATCTCTTGGAACCAATAAAGAAGCAGATTTGATCGAGTTTTCAGATTTTGGGAAGGCATTAGATGAAATACAAGATGAAAATAATGTTCTTATCTGCAAATCCGCGGGAAACTGTGATAATTTTAAAATAAATGCACCTAGAAGAAGAATCTCACAATCTGCTGATTCAATAAGAAGTCTTGTTGTAGGATCAATTTCAAAGAATAAAATAGAATCAGACTTGTCTGAAAAAAATCATTCATCGCCATTTTCAAGAATTGGACCTGGTCCATCACATCTTATTAAACCCGACATTGCCCATATTGGTGGTAATGCAGGATTTGATGACAAAAACCGTCTAATTTTAAATGGAATTAAAACTTTTTCTTCTGATGGAAAAACAAAATCTGTTGTTGGAACAAGTTTTTCAACACCAAGAATTACCTCAATTGTTGCAGGAGTTGACAATGCGCTGAACGAAGGATTTAATCCATTACTACTTAAAGCATTAACACTACATTCTTGCAATTATCCAGAAGAAATGAAGATAAGTATTGATGAGAAATTAAAACATGTAGGCTTCGGAGTTCCTTCAACTATTCAAGATATCTTGTTTAATCAACCAAATGAAATCACATTGATTCTTCAAGATACTATTGAAAAAGGAAATTTCATAGAGATTTTAGACTTTCCTTTTCCACAATCAATGATTGATGATGAGGGATATTTTTATGGTGAAATAACTCTCACATTAGTGACCTCACCAATTTTAGATTCTAATCAAGGGTCTGAATATTGCCAATCAAACATAGATGTAATGTTTGGAACCTATGATGAAAAAAAAGATAGAGATACATCAAAAGCAACTGTAATAAACCCAATAGGCCCCGATGGAAACAAAAATTTACTTACTCATAGTTTGTACAGTAAAATCGCAATGAAAGATACGGAAAACCCATATAACAAGGAAAGGGTTTTGGTTGCTTACGGCGATAAATTTCAACCTGTAAAAAAATGGTCAGTAAATCTTGATGAATTTACTGCAACTAATAAAGAAAAATTTTTAAAAATACCAAAAAATTGGTATTTAAAGATTGATGGATTATTTAGACAAGCAATAGAAAGTAAATCAGAATTACAAAGAATAACACCAAGTCAAGAATTTTGCTTGGTTATAACAATTAGAGATACTAAAAAAGAAGGGAACATCTATAATGAGGTAACCCAATTATTAAATAATTTCAACTTTATACATCAAAATGTTAAACTTAAAGAAAACGTTAGAATTCAATTAAACAATTAA
- a CDS encoding AAA family ATPase, protein MYTEILRIIEGGLNKDLKKINNYSRILAEKFEKEGQPKLAKMIIKTLENKPSSMVTMDSLISTPVDQESRMNIVDIQMPSENNDDIILSPNIYNKVEDYINLYQHQGELLKNGLEISNSLLLYGVPGSGKTTIAKYISNKTGLPLITARFDAIVSSLLGNTSKNIRKIFEYADEKPCILFLDEFDAIAKARDDQYELGELKRVINSLLQNIDTFSKSNLLIGATNHPELLDKAIWRRFNTLIEVGLPNQNEVYKLIETFSKDSNNDFLNDEKKTNKLIQNLEGKTPSYIKTLFNNVLAQKIIKNKEYLSYEDILLEIFESKNKEYTIEDIITFLNENGVSQEKITQILNISIRQVRNNLKTK, encoded by the coding sequence ATGTACACCGAAATTTTAAGAATAATTGAAGGAGGCTTGAATAAAGACCTTAAGAAAATTAATAATTACTCTCGTATTCTTGCTGAAAAATTTGAAAAAGAAGGACAGCCTAAGTTGGCTAAAATGATTATTAAGACTCTTGAAAACAAACCAAGTTCAATGGTTACAATGGATTCATTAATATCAACACCAGTAGATCAGGAAAGTAGAATGAATATAGTGGATATACAAATGCCTTCTGAAAATAATGATGATATTATTTTATCACCAAATATTTACAACAAAGTTGAAGATTATATTAACCTATATCAACATCAAGGAGAATTGTTAAAAAATGGACTTGAAATTTCCAATTCTTTATTATTATATGGAGTTCCCGGAAGTGGAAAAACTACTATTGCGAAATACATCTCTAACAAAACAGGACTACCTTTAATTACTGCAAGATTTGATGCAATTGTTTCATCATTATTAGGGAATACATCAAAAAATATCCGAAAAATTTTTGAATATGCAGATGAAAAACCTTGTATTCTTTTCTTGGACGAATTTGATGCTATTGCTAAAGCAAGAGATGACCAATATGAATTAGGAGAATTAAAAAGAGTTATTAATAGTTTATTACAAAATATTGATACATTTTCAAAATCAAATCTCCTTATTGGCGCAACAAACCACCCCGAATTATTAGATAAGGCAATTTGGAGAAGATTTAATACATTAATAGAAGTTGGTTTACCAAATCAAAACGAAGTTTACAAATTAATTGAGACTTTTAGTAAAGATTCCAATAACGATTTCTTAAATGATGAAAAGAAAACGAACAAATTAATTCAAAATTTAGAAGGAAAGACTCCATCATATATCAAAACCTTATTCAATAATGTTTTAGCACAAAAAATTATAAAAAACAAAGAGTATTTGTCTTATGAAGATATATTACTTGAAATTTTTGAATCAAAAAACAAAGAATATACAATTGAAGATATTATTACTTTTCTAAATGAAAATGGTGTTTCACAAGAAAAGATAACTCAAATACTAAACATCTCTATAAGACAAGTAAGAAATAATTTAAAAACAAAATAA
- a CDS encoding rhodanese-like domain-containing protein has protein sequence MKSICPNTFQTMINDTIQLVDVRERYEFELYKMNLPIVENIPFSEIEELWSNFDADKKIVLVCNNGVRSKSVAKYLEDRDFNQIYYLEGGLVKWQQNDLPLLGNPPEIISHSLSKTGECSN, from the coding sequence ATGAAAAGCATTTGTCCGAATACCTTTCAAACGATGATAAACGATACCATTCAGTTGGTAGACGTTAGAGAACGCTATGAATTTGAATTGTATAAAATGAATCTTCCTATCGTAGAAAATATTCCTTTCAGCGAGATAGAAGAATTATGGTCAAATTTTGATGCAGATAAAAAAATCGTTTTGGTTTGTAATAACGGTGTGAGAAGTAAAAGTGTTGCCAAATATTTGGAAGACAGAGACTTTAACCAGATTTACTATTTAGAAGGTGGTTTGGTAAAATGGCAACAAAATGATTTACCACTTCTTGGAAATCCACCAGAAATCATTTCACATTCCCTTTCTAAAACTGGAGAGTGTTCTAACTAA